One genomic window of Carassius gibelio isolate Cgi1373 ecotype wild population from Czech Republic chromosome A10, carGib1.2-hapl.c, whole genome shotgun sequence includes the following:
- the LOC128020991 gene encoding PHD finger protein 12 isoform X1, with protein sequence MWGKMENPTIVYDLDTSGGLMEQIQTLLAPPKSEDGEKKARKPDRSTRRAGRASNHETCDSCREGGDLLCCDHCPAAFHLQCCNPPLSREMLPPGDWMCHRCTVRKKKREQKKEQINGLLEPQLGRQMPSPTPEQECGILCPDPSMGLGSTGLRAAVAQVRLLERRPSSRPATPNSNTSSTDTPTPSEQNDMEEDLLDVEDEAQGSEPEISNIKTTLKRPFDLLIAAAMQRNPTQFQLPTDLTCTTAFPGNSKRRRKDELSGKNVKRPQHELDHCGLVPLPVKVCYTCSRTCRLAPLIQCDYCPLLFHMDCLDPPLTAFPTGRWMCPNHIQNLVLNQRTLTLSNRCQLFDQFQDRISQHAVKLDFLQQIHQQHPPTRRSAHANSRKTLKVPDAIKSQYQNPPTLMAPAGVREGELICSSLSESFTPQHLASEDEQCQWLKDVISLQCSIMRHLWNRQTSPWDSEHTEKTDLKLRDSCQSATSTGSQNIAPKGSCSSCTDGLCQNCKTTNGPVDRLVQSNGMQGPDRTQENTTDHDIPRLHMPNLPNHTNTETVIKTENASLKSCNSIEVPPPACVKSKPSTPSCDPGKTALVLDAAAAAKLLASTACSGAHAVKPQKIITDTESKDQRSSDGNAASHPVIAGSGEVFSYTEPNMLELSGRIKDLMQGSGEVELGSLDEKFIKLLAWQRIQQLFKSKASPVQSSSPLSVSPTHRKPSEAQNKEVQARASFCSASGKGTAVNMCYRSLYIGTGADMDVCLKNYGHCNYVSGKHACIFYDENTKQYELLNYSEHGTTVDNVLYSCDFSEKMSQSTSNNLLAKVQNIIRRCRKKEQEESSVGIAATTEDGVMSCESQDAPITPCNCKNSGSSYIGGSGAGWEGTALLHHGSHIKLGCLQFIFSITEFANKSLKEEFNTCSLTPTVGQQGEQLNKAMPPSLQNNLVT encoded by the exons ATGTGGGGGAAAATGGAGAACCCGACGATCGTGTACGATCTGGATACCTCCGGCGGGCTGATGGAG CAAATCCAGACACTGCTGGCGCCACCCAAGTCTGAAGATGGAGAGAAGAAGGCCAGGAAACCAGACAGGAGCACCAGGAGAGCCGGCAGGGCCAGCAATCATGAAACCTGTGACAGCTGCCGGGAAGGAGGGGACCTGCTGTGTTGTGATCACTGCCCCGCTGCCTTCCATCTACAGTGCTG TAACCCGCCATTGAGTAGAGAAATGCTGCCCCCTGGCGACTGGATGTGTCATCGCTGTACCGTTCGCAAGAAG AAAAGGGAACAGAAGAAGGAGCAAATTAACGGTCTGTTGGAGCCGCAGCTGGGGAGGCAAATGCCTTCTCCAACTCCTGAGCAGGAATGTGGGATTTTATGTCCGGATCCTTCCATGGGGTTGGGTAGCACAGGGCTTCGGGCCGCCGTCGCTCAGGTACGGCTCCTGGAGAGACGACCAAGCAGCCGACCCGCAACCCCCAACTCTAACACTTCTTCCACAGACACGCCCACACCATCTGAGCAGAATGACATGGAGGAAGACCTCCTGGACGTGGAGGACGAGGCCCAGGGTTCTGAGCCTGAAATCTCAAATATCAAAACCACCCTCAAGAGACCATTTGACCTCCTAATTGCCGCTGCCATGCAAAGGAACCCTACGCAGTTCCAGCTTCCAACTGACCTCACTTGCACAACCGCATTTCCAG GCAACAGCAAAAGGAGACGAAAAGATGAGTTATCAGGCAAGAATGTTAAACGCCCACAACATGAGTTGGACCATTGTGGACTGGTTCCACTGCCAGTGAAAGTGTGCTACACATGCAGCAG gaCCTGCCGATTGGCTCCACTGATCCAGTGCGACTATTGCCCTCTCTTGTTTCACATGGACTGTTTGGACCCGCCTCTCACTGCCTTTCCTACAGGCAGGTGGATGTGTCCCAACCACATCCAGAACCTGGTA CTGAACCAGAGAACCTTGACCCTCAGCAACCGTTGCCAGTTATTTGACCAGTTTCAGGATCGCATTTCTCAACATGCTGTCAAACTTGACTTCCTGCAGCAGATACATCAGCAGCACCCCCCTACTCGGCGGTCGGCTCATGCCAACAGCAGAAAGACTCTGAAG GTTCCAGATGCCATAAAGTCACAGTACCAGAACCCACCTACTCTGATGGCCCCGGCAGGAGTCCGTGAAGGAGAGCTGATCTGCTCCAGCCTCTCAGAATCTTTTACCCCACAGCACTTAGCCAGTGAAGACGAACAGTGTCAG TGGCTCAAAGATGTCATCTCGCTGCAGTGCAGCATTATGAGGCATTTATGGAACAGACAAACATCTCCTTGGGATTCGGAGCACACAGAAAAGACTGATCTAAAACTCAGAGACTCTTGCCAGAGTGCCACCTCAACAGGCAGCCAGAACATTGCTCCAAAAGGTTCCTGTAGCTCATGTACTGATGGACTGTGTCAGAACTGTAAGACCACAAATGGCCCTGTAGACCGATTGGTTCAGTCCAATGGAATGCAGGGTCCTGATAGAACTCAAGAAAACACCACTGACCATGATATACCCCGTTTACACATGCCCAATCTACCCAACCATACCAACACTGAAACTGTAATCAAGACTGAGAATGCCAGCTTAAAGTCCTGTAATAGCATCGAGGTACCTCCACCTGCTTGTGTCAAATCTAAGCCCAGCACCCCATCATGTGACCCTGGGAAAACTGCATTAGTTTtggatgcagcagcagcagcaaaactTTTGGCCTCTACTGCGTGTTCAGGAGCACATGCTGTTAAACCACAGAAAATCATCACAGATACCGAGTCAAAAGATCAGAGATCCAGTG ATGGGAATGCTGCCTCGCATCCTGTGATTGCAGGCAGTGGTGAAGTCTTCTCTTACACAGAACCTAACATGCTGGAGCTGTCCGGACGAATAAAAGACCTCATGCAGGGCAGCGGAG AAGTTGAGCTTGGCTCATTAGATGAGAAATTTATCAAGCTCTTAGCTTGGCAGCGGATTCAGCAGCTCTTCAAGTCGAAAGCCTCTCCTGTTCAGAGCAGTTCTCCTTTATCTGTGTCACCCACTCACAGGAAACCCAGTGAAG CCCAAAACAAGGAAGTGCAGGCGAGAGCTTCATTCTGTTCGGCCTCAGGAAAGGGGACGGCTGTAAACATGTGCTACAGGAGTCTGTACATCGGAACAG GTGCTGATATGGATGTGTGCCTTAAAAACTACGGGCATTGTAACTATGTTTCAGGGAAACATGCCTGTATATTTTATGATGAG AATACAAAGCAGTATGAACTGCTGAACTACAGCGAACACGGGACGACTGTTGACAACGTATTATATTCCTGTGACTTCTCTGAGAAGATGAGCCAGAGTACGTCCAACAACCTGCTCGCCAAAGTGCAAAATATCATCC GACGCTGCAGGAAAAAGGAGCAGGAGGAGTCTTCAGTGGGCATCGCTGCAACAACAGAGGATGGAGTTATGAGCTGCGAGTCCCAAGATGCTCCCATCACTCCCTGTAACTGTAAAAACAGCGGCTCCAGTTATATTGGAGGCAGTGGTGCTGGATGGGAAGGCACTGCACTCCTCCATCATGGAAGCCACATCAAACTGGGCTGCTTGCAGTTTATATTCAGTATCACGGAGTTCGCCAACAAGTCACTTAAAGAGGAGTTCAACACCTGCAGCCTCACTCCCACAGTTGGCCAACAGGGGGAGCAGCTAAACAAGGCCATGCCTCCTTCACTTCAAAACAACCTTGTAACTTAA
- the LOC128020991 gene encoding PHD finger protein 12 isoform X2 — MWGKMENPTIVYDLDTSGGLMEQIQTLLAPPKSEDGEKKARKPDRSTRRAGRASNHETCDSCREGGDLLCCDHCPAAFHLQCCNPPLSREMLPPGDWMCHRCTVRKKKREQKKEQINGLLEPQLGRQMPSPTPEQECGILCPDPSMGLGSTGLRAAVAQVRLLERRPSSRPATPNSNTSSTDTPTPSEQNDMEEDLLDVEDEAQGSEPEISNIKTTLKRPFDLLIAAAMQRNPTQFQLPTDLTCTTAFPGNSKRRRKDELSGKNVKRPQHELDHCGLVPLPVKVCYTCSRTCRLAPLIQCDYCPLLFHMDCLDPPLTAFPTGRWMCPNHIQNLLNQRTLTLSNRCQLFDQFQDRISQHAVKLDFLQQIHQQHPPTRRSAHANSRKTLKVPDAIKSQYQNPPTLMAPAGVREGELICSSLSESFTPQHLASEDEQCQWLKDVISLQCSIMRHLWNRQTSPWDSEHTEKTDLKLRDSCQSATSTGSQNIAPKGSCSSCTDGLCQNCKTTNGPVDRLVQSNGMQGPDRTQENTTDHDIPRLHMPNLPNHTNTETVIKTENASLKSCNSIEVPPPACVKSKPSTPSCDPGKTALVLDAAAAAKLLASTACSGAHAVKPQKIITDTESKDQRSSDGNAASHPVIAGSGEVFSYTEPNMLELSGRIKDLMQGSGEVELGSLDEKFIKLLAWQRIQQLFKSKASPVQSSSPLSVSPTHRKPSEAQNKEVQARASFCSASGKGTAVNMCYRSLYIGTGADMDVCLKNYGHCNYVSGKHACIFYDENTKQYELLNYSEHGTTVDNVLYSCDFSEKMSQSTSNNLLAKVQNIIRRCRKKEQEESSVGIAATTEDGVMSCESQDAPITPCNCKNSGSSYIGGSGAGWEGTALLHHGSHIKLGCLQFIFSITEFANKSLKEEFNTCSLTPTVGQQGEQLNKAMPPSLQNNLVT, encoded by the exons ATGTGGGGGAAAATGGAGAACCCGACGATCGTGTACGATCTGGATACCTCCGGCGGGCTGATGGAG CAAATCCAGACACTGCTGGCGCCACCCAAGTCTGAAGATGGAGAGAAGAAGGCCAGGAAACCAGACAGGAGCACCAGGAGAGCCGGCAGGGCCAGCAATCATGAAACCTGTGACAGCTGCCGGGAAGGAGGGGACCTGCTGTGTTGTGATCACTGCCCCGCTGCCTTCCATCTACAGTGCTG TAACCCGCCATTGAGTAGAGAAATGCTGCCCCCTGGCGACTGGATGTGTCATCGCTGTACCGTTCGCAAGAAG AAAAGGGAACAGAAGAAGGAGCAAATTAACGGTCTGTTGGAGCCGCAGCTGGGGAGGCAAATGCCTTCTCCAACTCCTGAGCAGGAATGTGGGATTTTATGTCCGGATCCTTCCATGGGGTTGGGTAGCACAGGGCTTCGGGCCGCCGTCGCTCAGGTACGGCTCCTGGAGAGACGACCAAGCAGCCGACCCGCAACCCCCAACTCTAACACTTCTTCCACAGACACGCCCACACCATCTGAGCAGAATGACATGGAGGAAGACCTCCTGGACGTGGAGGACGAGGCCCAGGGTTCTGAGCCTGAAATCTCAAATATCAAAACCACCCTCAAGAGACCATTTGACCTCCTAATTGCCGCTGCCATGCAAAGGAACCCTACGCAGTTCCAGCTTCCAACTGACCTCACTTGCACAACCGCATTTCCAG GCAACAGCAAAAGGAGACGAAAAGATGAGTTATCAGGCAAGAATGTTAAACGCCCACAACATGAGTTGGACCATTGTGGACTGGTTCCACTGCCAGTGAAAGTGTGCTACACATGCAGCAG gaCCTGCCGATTGGCTCCACTGATCCAGTGCGACTATTGCCCTCTCTTGTTTCACATGGACTGTTTGGACCCGCCTCTCACTGCCTTTCCTACAGGCAGGTGGATGTGTCCCAACCACATCCAGAACCTG CTGAACCAGAGAACCTTGACCCTCAGCAACCGTTGCCAGTTATTTGACCAGTTTCAGGATCGCATTTCTCAACATGCTGTCAAACTTGACTTCCTGCAGCAGATACATCAGCAGCACCCCCCTACTCGGCGGTCGGCTCATGCCAACAGCAGAAAGACTCTGAAG GTTCCAGATGCCATAAAGTCACAGTACCAGAACCCACCTACTCTGATGGCCCCGGCAGGAGTCCGTGAAGGAGAGCTGATCTGCTCCAGCCTCTCAGAATCTTTTACCCCACAGCACTTAGCCAGTGAAGACGAACAGTGTCAG TGGCTCAAAGATGTCATCTCGCTGCAGTGCAGCATTATGAGGCATTTATGGAACAGACAAACATCTCCTTGGGATTCGGAGCACACAGAAAAGACTGATCTAAAACTCAGAGACTCTTGCCAGAGTGCCACCTCAACAGGCAGCCAGAACATTGCTCCAAAAGGTTCCTGTAGCTCATGTACTGATGGACTGTGTCAGAACTGTAAGACCACAAATGGCCCTGTAGACCGATTGGTTCAGTCCAATGGAATGCAGGGTCCTGATAGAACTCAAGAAAACACCACTGACCATGATATACCCCGTTTACACATGCCCAATCTACCCAACCATACCAACACTGAAACTGTAATCAAGACTGAGAATGCCAGCTTAAAGTCCTGTAATAGCATCGAGGTACCTCCACCTGCTTGTGTCAAATCTAAGCCCAGCACCCCATCATGTGACCCTGGGAAAACTGCATTAGTTTtggatgcagcagcagcagcaaaactTTTGGCCTCTACTGCGTGTTCAGGAGCACATGCTGTTAAACCACAGAAAATCATCACAGATACCGAGTCAAAAGATCAGAGATCCAGTG ATGGGAATGCTGCCTCGCATCCTGTGATTGCAGGCAGTGGTGAAGTCTTCTCTTACACAGAACCTAACATGCTGGAGCTGTCCGGACGAATAAAAGACCTCATGCAGGGCAGCGGAG AAGTTGAGCTTGGCTCATTAGATGAGAAATTTATCAAGCTCTTAGCTTGGCAGCGGATTCAGCAGCTCTTCAAGTCGAAAGCCTCTCCTGTTCAGAGCAGTTCTCCTTTATCTGTGTCACCCACTCACAGGAAACCCAGTGAAG CCCAAAACAAGGAAGTGCAGGCGAGAGCTTCATTCTGTTCGGCCTCAGGAAAGGGGACGGCTGTAAACATGTGCTACAGGAGTCTGTACATCGGAACAG GTGCTGATATGGATGTGTGCCTTAAAAACTACGGGCATTGTAACTATGTTTCAGGGAAACATGCCTGTATATTTTATGATGAG AATACAAAGCAGTATGAACTGCTGAACTACAGCGAACACGGGACGACTGTTGACAACGTATTATATTCCTGTGACTTCTCTGAGAAGATGAGCCAGAGTACGTCCAACAACCTGCTCGCCAAAGTGCAAAATATCATCC GACGCTGCAGGAAAAAGGAGCAGGAGGAGTCTTCAGTGGGCATCGCTGCAACAACAGAGGATGGAGTTATGAGCTGCGAGTCCCAAGATGCTCCCATCACTCCCTGTAACTGTAAAAACAGCGGCTCCAGTTATATTGGAGGCAGTGGTGCTGGATGGGAAGGCACTGCACTCCTCCATCATGGAAGCCACATCAAACTGGGCTGCTTGCAGTTTATATTCAGTATCACGGAGTTCGCCAACAAGTCACTTAAAGAGGAGTTCAACACCTGCAGCCTCACTCCCACAGTTGGCCAACAGGGGGAGCAGCTAAACAAGGCCATGCCTCCTTCACTTCAAAACAACCTTGTAACTTAA